Proteins co-encoded in one Thermomicrobiales bacterium genomic window:
- a CDS encoding glycosyltransferase encodes MMQQIATTQTPAATAARLPGRTVLVHDYLNQHGGAERLLEVMHDLAPEAPVFTSMYDPDSLPPTYRAWDIRTTWMNRLPGVTSSHQRYLPVYPLAFEQLRLPDCDLVLSSSSAFAKAVRPPIGAAHVAYIHSPMRFAWNLDGYVERERIKPAMRGALRPLMAAMRSWDRRTVDRVDRFAANSTAVRDRIRSFWDRDSTVIFPPVDVERFVPAPRDEVGDYFLMVSRLVPYKRFDLAIEAFNALGLPLWIVGDGRDREALSRQAGETVQLLGRVDDADLAGLYARARAVVFMSEDDFGIAQVEAQAAGRPVIALGAGGALDTVVDGGTGVHVTEQTADSLIEAIRRFERLTFSVDRNVAHAQQFSKERFSRELVALVDETQEGLRAGRSQLWN; translated from the coding sequence ATGATGCAGCAGATCGCGACCACTCAGACGCCGGCTGCCACGGCCGCCCGCCTGCCGGGACGGACCGTCCTCGTCCACGACTACCTGAATCAGCATGGGGGCGCTGAACGGCTGCTGGAGGTCATGCACGATCTGGCGCCTGAAGCGCCGGTCTTCACGTCGATGTATGACCCCGATAGCCTGCCTCCGACATACCGCGCGTGGGACATACGGACGACCTGGATGAACCGGCTGCCGGGTGTGACTTCATCGCACCAGCGCTATCTGCCCGTCTATCCGCTGGCGTTTGAGCAACTTCGATTGCCAGATTGCGATCTCGTCCTGTCGTCGTCAAGCGCGTTCGCGAAGGCAGTTCGTCCACCGATCGGCGCCGCGCATGTGGCCTACATCCACTCACCGATGCGCTTCGCCTGGAACCTCGATGGGTACGTCGAACGTGAGCGAATAAAGCCAGCCATGCGCGGGGCGCTCAGGCCGCTGATGGCAGCGATGCGCAGCTGGGACCGCCGGACCGTCGATCGAGTCGATCGCTTCGCAGCCAACTCGACGGCAGTGCGCGATCGCATTCGTTCGTTCTGGGATCGTGATTCCACGGTCATCTTTCCGCCAGTCGATGTCGAGCGATTCGTTCCTGCGCCGCGTGATGAGGTTGGCGACTATTTCCTGATGGTGTCACGGCTGGTGCCATACAAGCGGTTTGATCTCGCGATCGAGGCTTTCAACGCGCTGGGCCTGCCACTGTGGATCGTCGGAGATGGACGCGACCGTGAAGCACTCAGCCGGCAGGCAGGCGAGACGGTGCAGCTGCTGGGTCGTGTTGATGACGCTGATCTCGCCGGCCTGTATGCGCGCGCGCGCGCAGTCGTCTTCATGTCGGAGGACGACTTCGGCATTGCTCAGGTCGAGGCGCAGGCGGCCGGCCGGCCGGTGATTGCGCTGGGGGCAGGTGGCGCGCTCGATACTGTGGTTGACGGGGGGACGGGCGTTCATGTCACTGAGCAAACAGCGGACAGCCTGATCGAAGCGATCCGTCGTTTCGAGCGGCTGACATTCTCTGTGGATCGCAACGTCGCGCATGCGCAACAATTCTCGAAGGAGCGATTTTCTCGGGAACTCGTCGCTCTGGTCGATGAAACGCAGGAAGGTCTGCGAGCCGGAAGGTCGCAATTGTGGAATTAA